AGACGGGTATCGTTGAGGGCGAGGCCGGTGGCGATCGGTTCGCCCAAGCCGCCGGCGCCGATGAACGCCGCCAGCGTCGCCGTGCCCACGTCGATCACGGCCGCGGTGCGAATGCCGGCCATGATGCCGGGCGCGGCCAGCGGTGTCCGTATCCAGCGCAGCACCTGCGCCGGCGTCATGCCTAACGCTCGCCCTGCGGCCACGGCCGACGGATCGGCGTCGCGCACCGCCGTGAACGTGCCGCGCACGATCGGATAGAGCGAGTACAGCCACAGCGCGACCAGCGCCGGCCACACGCCAACGCCCAACAGCGGGATCATGATCGCGAGCAAGGCGATGCTCGGAATCGTCTGGAGCACGCCTACCGCGCGAATCACGGGCTCCGCCGCGCGGCGCCGGCGCTCGAGCCACAGGGCCAGCGGCACTCCGGCGATGATGCCGGCGACCAGCGGCACGGCGACGAGCAGCAAATGGCGCAGCGTCTCGTTCCACAACGTCGCGCGGCGCTGCCAGAGATAAGCCGTGAACGACGGCTTCGTCGTCTGCGGCGCCGCCGCGACCGCCCTGGGTGCTTGCGTTAGGCCGAGCGATGCGAGCGCGGCCGTGGCGACGGCGGCGACCGACTCGCCGCCGATTTCGACGCGCTGGTTGAGCGCCCGCATGACCGGCGCGCTCAGCCGCCCGCTCAGTTCCGTTAACACCGTGACCGCGGCCGGGTCGTCGCGCTGCAATCGGGCGCCGACGAGCGCCGCGGCCTGATACGGCGGGACGAAGTGGCGGTCGTCGCCTAACACCACGAGGCCGTAGCGCGCAATCGACCCGTCGGTGGAATATCCGTCCACGACGTCGACCTTCCCCGACGCCAACGCGCGATACTTGAGCGCCTGATCGAGCGGCCGCACGGCCGCGAAGTGGAGGCCATAGACGTGGGCCAGGCCCGGCAGGCCGTCGGCGCGGCCGATGAAGTCGGGCGTGAACCCCGCCGTGAGCCTGGGAGCGACGCGCGCCAGATCGCTCAGCGTCCGGAGCCCGTACCGGCTCGCGGTTCCGGCGCGGACGGCGATCGCGTAGGTGTTCTCGAAGCCTAACGGAGGCAGCCAGCGGATGCCCCACCGCTGCTCGAACGCTCGCTGCACCGTGTCGAACACCGCGCCGGCGTCGTGCATCGGCGCCGCGTGCAGGATGGCGAGCAATCCGGTGCCGGTATACTCGGGGTAGACGTCGATCGCGCCCGATCGCAGCGCCGCGAACGCGACCTGCGTGGCGCCGAGCCCGGCGCGGCGCTCCACGGGAATGCCGCGCGATTCCAGCAGTTGGGCGAACATTTCGGCCAGCAGATACGATTCGCCGAACGGCTTGGACGCGACGACCACCGGCCGCGCGCCGGCCTGGCGCAGCCCCGCCGCTGCTCCGTTAGGCACGAGCAGCGCCGCGCAGAGCGCCGCGGCGGCGAGCCGAAGCATCACGGCTCGACGCCGGCGCGCGCCAGGAGCGCGGCCACGTACGGCGTCGCCGGCGCATTCCGGATGTCGGCCGGCGGCGCGTGCTGCTCGACGCGGCCGGCGCGCATCACCACCACCGCGGTCGCCAGGCGGAACGCCTCCGTGAGATCGTGCGTGACCAGCACGAGCGTGAGCGATGACTGCTCGCGCAGCGCGATCATCATCGCTTGCAGATCCG
This portion of the Gemmatimonadaceae bacterium genome encodes:
- a CDS encoding glycine betaine ABC transporter substrate-binding protein, giving the protein MLRLAAAALCAALLVPNGAAAGLRQAGARPVVVASKPFGESYLLAEMFAQLLESRGIPVERRAGLGATQVAFAALRSGAIDVYPEYTGTGLLAILHAAPMHDAGAVFDTVQRAFEQRWGIRWLPPLGFENTYAIAVRAGTASRYGLRTLSDLARVAPRLTAGFTPDFIGRADGLPGLAHVYGLHFAAVRPLDQALKYRALASGKVDVVDGYSTDGSIARYGLVVLGDDRHFVPPYQAAALVGARLQRDDPAAVTVLTELSGRLSAPVMRALNQRVEIGGESVAAVATAALASLGLTQAPRAVAAAPQTTKPSFTAYLWQRRATLWNETLRHLLLVAVPLVAGIIAGVPLALWLERRRRAAEPVIRAVGVLQTIPSIALLAIMIPLLGVGVWPALVALWLYSLYPIVRGTFTAVRDADPSAVAAGRALGMTPAQVLRWIRTPLAAPGIMAGIRTAAVIDVGTATLAAFIGAGGLGEPIATGLALNDTRLILSGAIPAAVLALIVDALLAAVEWSTTPEPLRAAARERSRDR